One Vibrio sp. CDRSL-10 TSBA genomic region harbors:
- a CDS encoding GGDEF domain-containing protein, whose protein sequence is MRRCLSYVPLVRLPFLFGLISFVGYAAHIEELYRPFPNGPATNPQTAAVVVLIGLSLLVGSASQRAIWLQRTFATLALLVVGTRIFDALFQTQISQSVMPFHHLVLADIAQGKSNSFGVNSALMLAACAAAVWFKAIRQQMLSQLAASLAFSIPMITFIGYSYQLSSFYGEMSLLTATAGFTLSLSALALSADFGVLKSILSPYIAGKVARYQVVVGYLFPILIGYFLVNSFLAGDTSILGMFVVIVCWFIVLMVGISAIFVERVDRSRREMESKLIYAAYNDKLTALPNRRKFFDAGEHELTRARRSDTRLCVMMLDIDYFKSINDKAGHAIGDKVLIEIAKTLKATLRDVDVVGRIGGEEFAVILADTNSKGAGYVAEKLRRNVEGTEVEGWTDIHGPVTTSIGWTTSRGEKSLDECLSEADKALYRSKENGRNQVIAFSDLQYA, encoded by the coding sequence ATGCGGCGGTGTCTATCGTACGTCCCTTTGGTGCGGCTGCCGTTTCTGTTCGGTTTGATATCATTTGTCGGCTATGCCGCTCATATTGAAGAACTGTATCGCCCGTTTCCTAATGGGCCCGCGACCAATCCCCAGACGGCCGCCGTCGTCGTACTGATCGGTTTGAGTTTGCTGGTTGGTTCTGCTTCACAAAGAGCGATTTGGTTACAACGCACTTTCGCTACCCTGGCCTTGCTTGTCGTCGGAACGCGAATTTTCGATGCGCTGTTTCAAACCCAAATAAGCCAGAGCGTAATGCCGTTTCATCATTTGGTGCTGGCAGACATCGCACAGGGCAAAAGTAACAGCTTTGGTGTGAATTCAGCCTTGATGCTGGCTGCCTGCGCAGCAGCTGTGTGGTTCAAAGCCATACGGCAGCAAATGTTGTCACAGTTGGCGGCATCGCTGGCGTTTTCTATTCCGATGATCACTTTTATCGGTTACTCCTATCAACTGAGCAGTTTCTACGGTGAGATGTCTTTGCTAACTGCAACGGCGGGTTTCACTCTGAGTCTCTCCGCGCTGGCGCTGAGCGCCGATTTTGGTGTGCTGAAGAGCATTCTCAGCCCCTATATTGCCGGCAAAGTGGCACGTTATCAGGTCGTGGTGGGCTACCTGTTTCCAATCCTGATTGGTTATTTTCTGGTGAATTCGTTTTTGGCCGGTGATACCAGCATTCTCGGTATGTTTGTGGTGATTGTGTGCTGGTTTATTGTACTCATGGTGGGTATTTCAGCGATTTTTGTCGAGCGGGTTGATCGCAGCCGGCGCGAAATGGAAAGTAAACTTATTTACGCTGCCTATAACGATAAGCTGACTGCACTGCCGAACCGCCGCAAGTTTTTTGATGCCGGCGAACATGAGCTGACGCGTGCGCGCCGCAGTGATACCCGCTTGTGTGTCATGATGCTAGATATCGATTATTTTAAATCGATTAACGACAAAGCAGGGCATGCGATTGGTGATAAGGTTCTGATCGAGATTGCGAAAACCCTCAAAGCAACATTGCGCGACGTGGATGTTGTCGGACGCATTGGTGGAGAAGAATTTGCTGTTATTCTGGCTGACACTAACAGTAAAGGTGCTGGTTATGTTGCCGAAAAACTGCGCCGTAACGTGGAGGGTACCGAAGTTGAAGGCTGGACTGATATTCATGGCCCGGTCACGACGTCGATTGGCTGGACTACCAGTCGCGGCGAGAAAAGCCTGGATGAGTGTCTGAGCGAAGCTGATAAAGCTTTATACCGCTCAAAGGAGAACGGCCGTAATCAAGTCATCGCTTTCTCTGATTTACAATACGCTTAG
- a CDS encoding glycoside hydrolase family 68 protein, whose protein sequence is MSTNSRKPVVPVSHIMMGLLLAGAGQSALAAQLQPGPEPTVHTQQAYAPDSDFTAKWTRADARQLKRMSDPLTPSRENSMPEEYTMPPIPLDFPDMSNEQVWVWDSWPLTDADANQYSINGQEVIFSLVADRSLGFDDRHVYARIGYFYRPAGIPDEERPANGGWTYGGLIFDEGVTGQIFEDQSYSHQTQWSGSARIFPGGEVKLFFTDVAFYRDENGNDVKPYDPRIALSVGKIHANKNGVKFTGFKKVTTLLEADGEYYQTAEQNPYFNFRDPFTFTDPAHPGETFMVFEGNSAMKRGEAKCTEEDLGYQVGDPYAETPREVNASGATYQIGNVGLARATNDDLTEWEFLPPILSANCVTDQTERPQIVQKDGKYYLFTISHSTTFANGITGPEGVYGFVGNGIRSDYQPMNQGSGLVLGNPTNLNFYPGTPYDPDYNQPAGHFQSYSHYVMPDGLIQSFIDTVGFKENFRRGGTLAPTVKILIDGDTSEVDYTYGLYGDGLGGWADIPANRQVNPSGVNGRHGRN, encoded by the coding sequence ATGAGTACAAACAGTCGAAAACCGGTCGTGCCGGTGTCACATATTATGATGGGGTTACTGCTTGCGGGAGCCGGCCAATCCGCTTTAGCAGCACAGCTTCAACCGGGTCCTGAGCCAACAGTACACACCCAGCAAGCTTATGCACCGGATAGCGATTTTACCGCCAAGTGGACTCGTGCTGATGCTCGCCAGCTTAAGCGGATGTCAGATCCATTGACACCATCACGTGAAAACTCAATGCCAGAAGAGTACACCATGCCACCCATTCCGCTCGATTTTCCGGATATGTCCAATGAGCAGGTCTGGGTCTGGGACTCATGGCCGCTGACGGATGCTGATGCTAACCAATACAGTATCAATGGTCAGGAGGTTATCTTTTCCTTGGTCGCCGATCGTAGTCTGGGTTTTGATGATCGCCACGTTTACGCCAGAATTGGTTACTTCTATCGTCCGGCGGGTATTCCTGATGAGGAGCGTCCTGCCAATGGAGGATGGACGTATGGCGGCCTGATTTTTGATGAAGGGGTGACAGGACAAATTTTTGAAGATCAATCCTATAGTCATCAGACGCAATGGTCAGGATCTGCGCGTATATTCCCTGGCGGCGAGGTAAAACTGTTTTTTACCGACGTGGCCTTTTATCGTGATGAAAATGGGAACGATGTCAAACCCTATGATCCGCGTATTGCTCTGAGTGTGGGTAAGATTCATGCGAATAAAAACGGAGTGAAGTTTACCGGATTTAAAAAAGTCACTACCTTGCTGGAAGCCGACGGAGAATATTATCAGACGGCAGAGCAAAACCCGTACTTCAACTTCCGTGACCCGTTCACCTTCACCGACCCCGCGCATCCGGGCGAAACATTTATGGTGTTTGAAGGCAACTCAGCGATGAAACGTGGTGAAGCCAAGTGTACTGAAGAAGATTTGGGGTATCAGGTGGGAGACCCGTACGCTGAGACGCCAAGAGAGGTGAACGCTTCGGGAGCGACGTATCAGATTGGTAATGTCGGGTTGGCACGAGCGACGAATGATGACCTGACGGAATGGGAATTTTTGCCGCCAATCCTCTCTGCCAACTGTGTGACTGACCAGACTGAGCGCCCGCAAATTGTGCAAAAAGATGGTAAATACTATCTGTTTACCATCAGCCACAGTACCACATTTGCCAATGGAATCACCGGGCCTGAGGGCGTATACGGCTTTGTCGGTAATGGCATCCGCAGCGATTATCAGCCGATGAACCAAGGGTCGGGACTGGTTCTGGGTAACCCGACTAACCTTAACTTCTATCCGGGAACGCCGTATGACCCTGACTACAATCAGCCAGCCGGGCATTTTCAGTCTTATTCTCACTATGTGATGCCTGATGGCTTGATACAGTCGTTTATCGACACTGTTGGCTTTAAGGAAAATTTCCGCCGAGGCGGTACTCTGGCTCCAACGGTCAAGATCCTTATTGACGGTGACACATCCGAAGTGGATTACACCTATGGGCTGTATGGTGACGGGTTAGGTGGTTGGGCGGATATTCCGGCTAACCGACAGGTTAACCCAAGTGGCGTCAACGGTCGCCATGGACGTAATTAA
- the codA gene encoding cytosine deaminase has translation MIIINASLRGKQGLYSLECEQGQFTAITPQSGMISDARAEIDVAGNLLCAPFVEPHIHLDAVLTAGEPNWNMSGTLFEGIERWAERKPMLSREDVQSRVLKTIELLLENGIQHIRTHVDVTDPDLVALKAINELRPQLAPFIDLQIVAFPQEGILSYPNGTELMEKALEHGADVIGGIPHFEFTREYGVQSVEWLMDLAQKHDKLVDVHCDEIDDEASRFLEVLATVALEKNMGERVTASHTTAMHSYNNAYCSKLFRLLKKSKINFISCPTESIHLQGRFDTYPKRRGITRVKEIRAAGMNICFGEDSIQDPWYPVGNGKLLRVLDSGLHSCHMMGYEDLATALDLITDNGAKALHISDRYGIEVGKPANFIVLQGSNDVEVIQKQGEVLYSVRHGEILIARQPAKLLSRVSLS, from the coding sequence ATGATTATTATTAACGCCAGCCTGAGAGGCAAACAAGGACTCTACAGCCTCGAATGTGAACAGGGCCAGTTTACCGCTATCACACCGCAATCAGGCATGATCAGCGACGCCCGGGCGGAGATTGATGTAGCAGGTAACCTGCTGTGCGCCCCTTTCGTTGAACCTCATATTCACCTGGACGCGGTACTGACCGCCGGGGAGCCCAACTGGAACATGAGCGGAACGCTGTTTGAAGGCATTGAGCGCTGGGCAGAACGTAAGCCGATGCTGAGCCGGGAAGATGTACAGTCGCGGGTACTGAAAACCATCGAACTGCTGCTGGAAAATGGCATTCAGCATATCCGTACCCATGTCGATGTAACTGACCCTGATTTAGTGGCTCTGAAGGCCATTAACGAATTGCGCCCGCAACTGGCACCTTTTATTGATTTGCAAATCGTGGCCTTTCCGCAGGAGGGTATCCTCTCCTACCCTAACGGCACCGAGTTGATGGAAAAAGCGCTTGAACACGGAGCCGATGTTATCGGTGGTATTCCACATTTTGAATTCACGCGCGAATATGGCGTGCAGTCGGTGGAATGGCTGATGGACCTGGCGCAAAAACACGATAAACTGGTTGATGTGCATTGTGATGAAATCGATGATGAAGCATCACGTTTTCTCGAAGTGTTGGCAACCGTGGCACTGGAAAAAAATATGGGCGAGCGGGTCACCGCCAGTCACACCACGGCCATGCACTCTTACAACAACGCATACTGCTCTAAGCTGTTCCGCCTGCTCAAGAAGTCAAAGATTAACTTTATTTCCTGTCCGACAGAAAGCATCCACTTGCAAGGCCGCTTTGATACCTATCCGAAACGACGCGGCATCACACGGGTCAAAGAAATTCGCGCAGCCGGTATGAATATCTGTTTTGGCGAAGATTCCATTCAGGATCCCTGGTATCCAGTCGGAAACGGTAAGCTGCTGCGCGTGCTCGATTCCGGGCTGCATTCCTGCCATATGATGGGCTATGAAGACCTGGCAACCGCGCTGGATTTAATCACCGATAACGGCGCCAAAGCGCTGCATATCTCAGATCGCTACGGTATCGAAGTGGGTAAACCGGCCAACTTTATTGTCCTGCAAGGCAGCAATGATGTAGAAGTGATTCAGAAACAGGGCGAAGTGCTATATTCAGTGCGTCATGGAGAGATCCTGATTGCCCGTCAACCCGCCAAGTTACTCAGCCGGGTATCTCTCTCCTAG
- a CDS encoding PucR family transcriptional regulator ligand-binding domain-containing protein, whose translation MVTIDSLGCISGLEPLQLRAGQQGRRNIIRWPYVAENADIKDWIEGGELIFVTGLNWNWQANDFIQLITTAKARNASGLVLLTHSPYLEEIPHKVLAFADQCGFPVIEQPWALPMVKVTELLSNAIIMTDLEHKSTRWLVQHLLETTVPSDMTLLKASEHGIDVNSIWSVAVITPASNQTSDLIRSQHLISQFLAGFSGALPVLEYHQGWLACLPLAPNSPDTLAVWQQLAQHLARQGIDCHLGVSEARTLRNLRQAVLQARQSADFSAAHQGYQVVHYNSLGIAQIFSRLEDPQFLADFCKQHLGGLYGDQDKHNQLLKHTLSSYLDNLGSLRQTAAHLNIHRNTLSNRLSKIEQLTGLSLNNAQQRLSLQSALIAERLLFSSATNTQPSTDKLHF comes from the coding sequence ATGGTTACCATTGATTCATTAGGGTGTATTTCCGGCCTGGAGCCTTTGCAGCTCCGGGCCGGGCAGCAAGGCCGGCGCAATATTATCCGCTGGCCTTACGTCGCGGAAAATGCGGATATTAAAGACTGGATTGAAGGTGGCGAGCTTATCTTCGTGACCGGTTTAAACTGGAACTGGCAAGCCAACGATTTTATCCAGCTGATTACGACCGCCAAAGCGAGAAATGCCAGCGGTCTGGTACTGCTGACTCATTCCCCTTATTTGGAAGAAATTCCACACAAAGTGTTGGCATTCGCCGACCAGTGTGGCTTTCCCGTGATTGAGCAGCCGTGGGCACTGCCGATGGTCAAAGTCACCGAGCTGCTGTCGAATGCGATCATCATGACCGATCTGGAACACAAGTCGACCCGCTGGCTGGTTCAACACTTGCTGGAGACCACAGTGCCATCGGACATGACGTTGCTCAAAGCCAGCGAACACGGCATAGATGTTAACAGTATCTGGTCCGTGGCGGTCATTACTCCCGCTTCGAATCAGACCAGTGATCTGATACGTAGCCAACATTTAATCAGCCAATTCCTGGCTGGTTTTAGCGGAGCTCTTCCCGTACTCGAATATCACCAGGGCTGGCTGGCCTGCCTGCCACTTGCCCCCAACAGCCCCGACACGCTTGCGGTGTGGCAGCAACTGGCACAGCATCTTGCCCGTCAGGGAATTGATTGCCATCTTGGAGTAAGCGAAGCCAGAACGCTGCGCAACCTGCGTCAGGCGGTGTTACAAGCACGGCAAAGTGCAGATTTCAGTGCTGCCCATCAGGGGTATCAGGTGGTCCATTACAATAGTCTTGGCATTGCGCAAATTTTCAGCCGCCTTGAAGATCCGCAATTTCTGGCTGACTTTTGCAAACAACATCTGGGCGGACTGTATGGCGATCAGGACAAACACAATCAATTACTCAAACACACGCTAAGCAGCTATCTCGACAACCTGGGATCACTGCGCCAAACCGCCGCTCACCTCAATATTCATCGTAATACGCTCAGCAACCGGCTGAGTAAGATAGAGCAACTGACCGGTCTGAGCCTCAACAATGCCCAGCAGAGGTTGAGTCTCCAATCCGCACTGATCGCAGAACGTTTGCTGTTTTCATCTGCAACCAATACGCAGCCATCAACTGACAAATTGCACTTTTGA
- a CDS encoding cytosine permease, giving the protein MSAASVKLIGKQPSDSMPVAAAITLVFGTFVSGGTQATNWSRFAKNGKVAVITTLAAFFVGNGLMVFVGAFGASIYQQSDIVDVLVSQGFMLAAVLMLFTNIWTTQDNTIYNFAAAGCNILRTDKRRLITWIGAAIGTAMAIMGMYNMLIPFLILLGTFIPPIGAIIMTDFWVKYRTQMPDLTTANLPQYNWSGLLAYAIGSGCAYFSPWVAPLVGILVSAASYTLLLSLSGAKQRAIQSAQ; this is encoded by the coding sequence ATGTCGGCGGCATCGGTGAAACTGATCGGCAAGCAACCAAGCGACAGCATGCCAGTAGCCGCTGCCATTACTCTGGTGTTTGGCACTTTTGTCAGCGGCGGCACTCAGGCCACTAACTGGAGCCGTTTTGCTAAAAACGGCAAGGTAGCCGTGATCACAACTCTGGCCGCTTTCTTTGTCGGTAACGGCCTGATGGTTTTTGTCGGCGCATTCGGTGCCTCGATTTATCAGCAATCGGACATTGTCGATGTTCTGGTGTCACAAGGCTTTATGCTGGCTGCAGTATTGATGCTGTTTACCAACATCTGGACCACTCAGGACAACACCATTTATAACTTTGCGGCGGCCGGTTGTAACATTCTGCGTACCGACAAGCGTCGCCTGATCACCTGGATTGGGGCTGCTATCGGCACCGCGATGGCGATCATGGGAATGTATAATATGCTGATCCCTTTTCTGATTCTGCTCGGTACCTTTATCCCGCCGATTGGCGCCATCATCATGACCGATTTCTGGGTCAAATACCGCACGCAAATGCCGGATTTAACCACCGCTAATCTGCCACAATACAATTGGTCAGGTCTGTTGGCTTACGCTATCGGCTCTGGCTGCGCCTATTTCTCGCCTTGGGTCGCACCGCTGGTCGGCATTCTGGTCTCCGCCGCAAGCTATACCCTGTTGCTGTCGCTGTCGGGCGCCAAACAACGCGCTATCCAGAGTGCGCAGTAA
- a CDS encoding cytosine permease, with product MKTTSDYPLSAVPADQRKGMWSMMSVLLGFTFFTSTMWAGGTLGNAFSFYEMLAIILVGNALLGIYAAALAYIACKTGLNTVLLGRYSFGLNGSKLSDFVLGFTQIGWYAWGTATIALILVKLLELPESWTVPLMVVFGFGFCISASIGYKALELLSKISVPAMLFFIGLSFYKGLIDVGGIGETDRQATKRQHASSRCHYSGVWHFCQRRHSGH from the coding sequence ATGAAGACGACAAGCGATTATCCGTTAAGTGCTGTACCAGCTGACCAACGTAAGGGAATGTGGTCAATGATGTCAGTATTGCTCGGCTTTACCTTTTTTACTTCCACTATGTGGGCCGGCGGTACACTGGGCAACGCGTTCAGCTTTTATGAGATGTTGGCCATCATCCTGGTTGGCAACGCTTTACTGGGCATCTACGCGGCGGCCCTGGCTTATATTGCCTGCAAGACTGGCCTCAATACCGTGTTACTCGGACGTTACAGCTTCGGCTTGAATGGCAGTAAACTGTCTGATTTTGTGCTCGGCTTTACTCAGATAGGCTGGTATGCATGGGGTACAGCAACGATCGCTTTGATTCTAGTCAAGCTGCTTGAACTGCCAGAATCCTGGACCGTCCCGCTGATGGTGGTGTTTGGTTTTGGCTTTTGCATCAGTGCTTCCATCGGCTACAAAGCGCTGGAACTGCTGTCAAAAATTTCTGTACCGGCGATGCTGTTTTTCATTGGCCTGAGTTTTTACAAAGGTTTGATTGATGTCGGCGGCATCGGTGAAACTGATCGGCAAGCAACCAAGCGACAGCATGCCAGTAGCCGCTGCCATTACTCTGGTGTTTGGCACTTTTGTCAGCGGCGGCACTCAGGCCACTAA
- a CDS encoding entericidin EcnAB, translating into MRTALTAITLALLLSGCAETWKGVKQDSSTIWNETKEATQAGVQNTKEAIHEATE; encoded by the coding sequence ATGAGAACTGCACTGACTGCCATCACTCTGGCTCTGCTGCTGAGCGGCTGCGCGGAAACCTGGAAAGGCGTGAAACAAGACTCTTCTACTATCTGGAATGAGACCAAGGAAGCAACTCAGGCCGGGGTACAAAACACGAAAGAAGCGATTCACGAAGCAACTGAATAA
- a CDS encoding GNAT family N-acetyltransferase — translation MNIVNVDSSNQHIYLNLAQAYEAEFSRIMQKKPDEHGRFGLDTELGGVVRGYLLYIDESPAGHCAIAEETDGHFEVCDFYVVPYFRGRQTGQRFISKLFADLGGRWEIKQVAGAEHAIHFWRKVIDHYTHGHFTEDVFDDPKWGLVTRQRFDHQQSFTAHTEHSHVALV, via the coding sequence ATGAATATCGTCAACGTTGATAGCAGTAACCAGCATATTTATCTTAATTTGGCCCAGGCTTACGAAGCAGAATTTTCGCGCATAATGCAAAAAAAACCGGATGAGCACGGACGTTTTGGCCTCGACACTGAATTGGGAGGCGTGGTCCGCGGTTATCTGCTCTATATCGACGAAAGCCCGGCCGGTCATTGTGCGATTGCCGAAGAAACGGACGGCCATTTTGAAGTATGTGACTTTTATGTGGTGCCCTATTTCCGCGGCCGGCAGACCGGCCAGCGTTTTATCAGCAAGTTGTTCGCAGATTTAGGTGGGCGCTGGGAAATCAAACAGGTTGCAGGTGCCGAGCACGCCATACATTTCTGGCGTAAAGTGATTGACCACTATACGCATGGCCATTTTACAGAAGATGTGTTTGATGATCCGAAATGGGGGCTGGTTACCCGTCAGCGTTTTGACCATCAGCAGTCATTCACCGCCCACACTGAACACTCACATGTGGCACTGGTGTGA
- a CDS encoding DctP family TRAP transporter solute-binding subunit yields the protein MYSRLAIKCFSILFACSTIGFSVQAKTYRLSHNVSNTTTWQEGAEKFNELLSEATDGDMKVRIFPNSVLTGGDQIKQAEMLGANKIDFVLTSAINVTPLIPEMAVFSLPYLFDDYKAVDDAINGAGGKKIEQIALDKNIIILAWGENGFRELTNSVKAVKSPDDLQGMSVRVAGPMYIDVFTDLGANPQQIQWAETFPALQQGVVDGQENPVGAIIVPQRLYEIQNNITLWHYSYDPIFLAVSRKVWDSLDAETQQKVSHAAQEAMKYQREISRQKTADGVQVLRDNNMQVMELTPEQIDAFRQKTKPSYNKWKEKVGTDIVDLFEG from the coding sequence ATGTATTCACGCCTTGCCATAAAATGCTTCAGCATTTTATTTGCCTGCTCAACGATTGGTTTTTCTGTTCAGGCTAAGACCTATCGTTTATCACACAACGTTTCGAATACCACAACCTGGCAGGAAGGAGCGGAAAAGTTTAACGAACTGCTTTCTGAAGCAACCGACGGCGACATGAAAGTTCGTATTTTCCCGAACTCGGTCCTGACCGGTGGTGACCAAATTAAGCAGGCAGAAATGCTGGGTGCAAACAAGATCGATTTTGTCCTGACTTCTGCGATTAACGTGACGCCGTTAATTCCGGAAATGGCTGTATTCTCGCTGCCTTACTTATTTGATGACTATAAAGCGGTCGATGACGCGATTAATGGCGCTGGTGGCAAAAAAATCGAACAAATCGCGCTGGACAAAAATATTATTATTCTGGCCTGGGGTGAAAACGGTTTTCGCGAGCTGACCAACAGCGTGAAAGCGGTTAAATCGCCGGACGATCTGCAAGGTATGTCGGTTCGTGTTGCCGGTCCTATGTACATTGATGTGTTTACTGATCTAGGCGCGAACCCACAACAAATCCAGTGGGCTGAAACTTTCCCGGCGTTGCAACAAGGTGTGGTTGACGGTCAGGAAAACCCGGTTGGCGCGATTATTGTTCCGCAGCGTTTGTATGAAATTCAGAACAACATCACCTTGTGGCACTACTCATACGACCCGATTTTCCTGGCGGTAAGCCGTAAAGTTTGGGACAGCCTGGACGCAGAGACACAACAGAAAGTTTCTCATGCCGCACAGGAAGCGATGAAATACCAAAGAGAGATTTCACGCCAAAAAACCGCCGATGGTGTTCAGGTGCTGCGTGACAACAATATGCAGGTGATGGAGCTGACGCCGGAGCAGATCGACGCGTTCCGTCAAAAAACCAAACCTTCTTACAATAAGTGGAAAGAAAAAGTCGGTACTGACATTGTCGACTTATTTGAGGGCTAA
- a CDS encoding TRAP transporter small permease — protein MTTATLFNKAWRHLEETICVIIFVVMLVLGFANVIVRTFTNYSLASTQEIVINGMVALTLFGTAIAIKRSQLLSVDFLIDKVTPGVRKLLQVAITGAIVFTLVVMLYYMVDLLMNQYESQTLTSALQVKAWYYTTILPLAFVLMIIRQIEWLFTQLKRHTN, from the coding sequence ATGACTACAGCCACACTGTTCAACAAAGCATGGCGGCATTTAGAAGAAACCATCTGCGTAATTATTTTCGTGGTTATGCTGGTGCTGGGTTTTGCTAATGTCATCGTGCGTACCTTTACCAACTACTCCTTAGCCTCAACTCAAGAGATTGTCATCAACGGTATGGTGGCCCTGACTCTGTTTGGTACCGCTATTGCCATTAAGCGCAGCCAGTTACTTTCCGTTGATTTTCTGATCGATAAGGTGACCCCGGGTGTGCGCAAGCTGCTGCAGGTCGCTATTACCGGTGCGATTGTCTTTACCCTGGTGGTGATGCTGTATTACATGGTCGATCTGTTGATGAACCAATATGAATCGCAAACTCTCACCAGTGCACTTCAGGTTAAAGCCTGGTACTACACAACCATCCTGCCTCTGGCCTTTGTTCTGATGATCATTCGCCAGATTGAGTGGTTGTTTACCCAGTTAAAGCGGCATACGAATTAA
- a CDS encoding TRAP transporter large permease subunit, whose amino-acid sequence MDISVGSQMIILFFALIIFGVPVAFCLGLSALFAMWQMDFGLDMVADLVIASSSKYTLLAIPFFILAGNIMGISGIAERMILFFRVLVEKLPGNMGLVGTVVCLFWGSVSGSGPASVAAIGPLIIKGMVEDGYSKPFAAGLVSTGAALSLIIPPSIGLVIYGVIAETSISDLFLATIVPGILLGCLMLLMLPLSRHYQADSEADQAISLSVANNAEGTYLQRLYQAFTHAFWGLFTPVLILGGIYGGIFTPTEAAIIASVYAIIVGSLIYRTINLKQIYAAFAHSACSSAVVMIVVAFAGLFGWVIEIDGLVIDYSEVMLTISENPQIILFVILAILLTVGMFMDAVTIMYITLPIFLPVVRELNIDLTWFGVLLMTALSIGLITPPVGINLFVAANITNCSLASIARGVIPFLLVSIFGLCLLVWFPQISLFLL is encoded by the coding sequence GTGGATATATCTGTTGGGAGCCAGATGATCATTTTGTTCTTCGCTCTGATCATCTTTGGCGTGCCGGTTGCGTTTTGTTTAGGGTTGTCTGCGTTGTTTGCCATGTGGCAGATGGACTTCGGGCTCGACATGGTGGCGGATTTAGTGATTGCCAGCAGCTCAAAGTATACCTTGCTGGCGATTCCTTTTTTCATTCTGGCCGGCAACATCATGGGCATCAGCGGCATTGCGGAGAGGATGATTCTGTTTTTCCGGGTACTGGTTGAAAAACTGCCCGGTAACATGGGGCTGGTTGGTACGGTTGTGTGCCTGTTCTGGGGTTCTGTGAGTGGTTCGGGTCCGGCTTCTGTTGCCGCTATAGGTCCGCTGATCATTAAAGGCATGGTCGAAGACGGTTACAGTAAACCGTTTGCCGCCGGGCTGGTATCGACCGGTGCTGCGCTATCGCTGATCATTCCGCCTTCGATCGGGCTGGTCATTTACGGCGTGATTGCCGAAACGTCGATCAGTGACTTGTTTTTGGCCACGATTGTGCCGGGTATTTTGCTGGGCTGTCTGATGCTGCTCATGTTGCCGTTGTCGCGCCATTATCAGGCAGACTCAGAGGCGGATCAGGCTATTTCACTCAGCGTTGCGAACAATGCCGAAGGTACTTATCTGCAGCGTCTGTACCAAGCATTTACTCACGCTTTTTGGGGCTTGTTTACGCCTGTATTGATCCTCGGCGGCATTTATGGCGGCATATTTACTCCGACCGAAGCGGCCATTATTGCTTCTGTCTACGCTATTATTGTCGGCAGCCTGATCTATCGCACCATTAATCTGAAACAGATTTACGCTGCGTTTGCCCATTCCGCGTGTTCATCTGCGGTGGTGATGATCGTGGTCGCCTTTGCCGGCCTGTTTGGCTGGGTGATTGAGATAGACGGGCTGGTGATTGATTACTCTGAAGTGATGCTGACGATCAGTGAAAATCCCCAGATCATTTTATTTGTGATTCTGGCCATTTTGCTGACGGTGGGTATGTTTATGGACGCGGTGACTATCATGTATATCACCCTGCCTATCTTTTTGCCTGTGGTGAGAGAGCTGAATATTGATTTGACCTGGTTCGGTGTACTGCTGATGACCGCGCTGTCGATTGGGCTGATTACGCCACCGGTGGGCATCAACCTGTTTGTGGCAGCCAATATCACCAATTGCTCGCTTGCTTCGATTGCCCGTGGGGTGATTCCGTTCTTGCTGGTTTCAATTTTCGGCCTGTGCCTGTTAGTCTGGTTCCCGCAAATCTCATTATTTTTGCTTTAG